Proteins from a single region of Salinisphaera sp. T31B1:
- a CDS encoding glycosyl transferase family 2, translating to MLISGGTPRESGARTMPPARRPDRKRPSVAVCVPVRDERRHLTTLVAALAGQQSLASPFALCLAFDGAQPDSQATVQAMSVDAPFTLHCTTIERHDTPNAGRVRRAAMGLGVECVGRGQDARLLTTDADSAPAPDWIVRALAALSRVDVVAGRIQRRQPHRLGPRYRLENYLDRLYRLERQVDPIDYEPTGAYPGIGGANLGCRAPVYLALGGFAASSCDEDTNFVQAARQAGYRVARDPSVRVATSSRRQGRARGGLADALRDSVDVDTMQVEHPADALARYQRQALARRAFDARRSSGAMAMLASRLSLPVARVQRVADDAASADAFSLALAADRPARQVVLSEAERLLDAIEFDHRALQTATAP from the coding sequence ATGTTGATATCGGGCGGCACCCCGCGCGAATCCGGCGCCAGGACCATGCCACCCGCGCGCAGGCCGGACCGCAAGCGTCCGAGCGTGGCGGTCTGCGTACCGGTCCGGGATGAGCGACGCCACCTGACGACGCTCGTGGCCGCACTGGCCGGCCAGCAATCGTTGGCCAGCCCGTTCGCGCTGTGTCTGGCATTCGATGGCGCGCAGCCCGACAGCCAGGCGACCGTCCAGGCGATGAGCGTGGACGCTCCGTTCACCCTTCATTGCACCACTATCGAACGCCACGACACACCCAACGCGGGTCGCGTCCGCCGCGCGGCGATGGGTTTGGGCGTGGAATGTGTCGGTCGCGGGCAGGATGCGAGGCTGTTGACCACCGATGCCGACAGTGCACCCGCGCCTGACTGGATCGTGCGCGCGCTCGCGGCCTTGAGCCGTGTCGATGTCGTGGCCGGCCGCATACAGCGCCGCCAGCCGCATCGCCTGGGTCCACGGTATCGGCTGGAGAATTATCTGGATCGGTTGTATCGGCTGGAACGACAGGTCGATCCGATCGACTACGAACCGACGGGCGCCTATCCGGGTATCGGTGGCGCCAATCTGGGTTGCCGCGCGCCTGTCTATCTCGCATTGGGCGGATTTGCCGCCTCCAGCTGCGACGAGGACACAAATTTCGTCCAGGCGGCCCGACAGGCCGGCTATCGCGTCGCGCGCGATCCAAGCGTACGGGTGGCGACCTCGTCTCGGCGCCAGGGACGCGCACGCGGCGGATTGGCCGATGCGCTGCGCGACAGCGTGGATGTGGACACCATGCAGGTCGAACACCCCGCCGATGCGCTGGCGCGCTACCAGCGTCAGGCATTGGCGCGCCGGGCATTCGATGCTCGACGCAGCAGCGGCGCAATGGCGATGCTGGCCAGCCGTCTGTCGCTGCCGGTGGCGCGTGTGCAGCGCGTGGCCGATGATGCAGCCAGCGCCGATGCATTCTCGCTGGCCCTGGCCGCGGATCGCCCGGCGCGGCAAGTGGTACTCTCCGAGGCCGAACGGCTGCTGGATGCCATCGAATTCGATCATCGTGCGCTGCAAACGGCCACCGCACCATGA
- a CDS encoding glycosyltransferase family 4 protein yields MIDTRTLRIAQVAPVIRAVPPADEGGTERIVAELADALIDLGHDVTLFAPAGSHTRARIVEGPPSLEALTAAHGTVPPGTPAVLEAALLETLRPMLDQFDIVHCHGEFFHAALLGAGRPTSLTTLHWRTDELDRRLFFECFADLPVAAISASQAAHVPAANLAGIVPHGLDGARFGAGPPNAGDDLLFIGRMTDQKRPDLAIEIARAAHRRIRLAGGIDPGNPYYFAHHVEKRLGADAEYLGAIGEADKIARLHEAAALLLPIDWPEPFGLVMIEAMACGTPVIAWNRGAAPEIVEHGVTGFIVDSIAEAVEALEWVSGLDRDRIRGVFDQRFSAKRMAENYVALYRRQLARRTG; encoded by the coding sequence ATGATCGATACCCGAACACTTCGTATTGCCCAGGTCGCACCGGTGATCCGAGCGGTACCGCCCGCCGACGAAGGCGGCACTGAGCGCATCGTCGCGGAGCTGGCCGATGCGCTCATCGATCTCGGACATGACGTCACGCTATTCGCTCCGGCGGGTAGTCATACGCGTGCCCGAATCGTGGAAGGCCCGCCCAGCCTCGAAGCGTTGACCGCAGCCCACGGTACGGTGCCGCCAGGCACCCCGGCCGTCCTGGAAGCGGCGCTCTTGGAGACGCTTCGGCCGATGCTCGACCAATTCGATATCGTTCACTGCCACGGCGAGTTCTTTCATGCCGCCCTGCTTGGCGCTGGTCGCCCGACGAGCCTGACCACCCTGCACTGGCGGACCGACGAACTCGATCGCCGGCTGTTCTTCGAGTGTTTCGCCGACTTGCCGGTGGCCGCGATATCCGCGAGCCAGGCGGCCCATGTGCCGGCCGCCAATCTGGCCGGCATCGTGCCGCACGGGCTCGATGGAGCCCGGTTTGGCGCCGGGCCGCCCAATGCCGGCGACGACCTGCTGTTCATCGGCCGAATGACCGATCAGAAGCGGCCGGACCTGGCCATAGAGATTGCGCGTGCTGCTCATCGTCGAATCAGACTAGCCGGGGGTATCGATCCGGGTAATCCGTACTATTTCGCGCATCACGTGGAAAAGCGGCTCGGTGCCGACGCCGAATATCTCGGCGCGATCGGCGAGGCCGACAAGATCGCCCGGCTGCACGAGGCTGCAGCATTGCTGTTGCCGATCGACTGGCCCGAGCCTTTCGGACTGGTCATGATCGAAGCGATGGCCTGCGGCACGCCGGTCATCGCCTGGAATCGCGGCGCCGCGCCCGAAATCGTCGAACACGGGGTGACCGGCTTCATCGTGGACAGCATCGCCGAAGCGGTCGAAGCCTTGGAGTGGGTCTCGGGCCTGGATCGTGATCGGATCCGCGGTGTCTTCGACCAGCGTTTCAGCGCCAAGCGAATGGCCGAGAATTATGTGGCGCTGTATCGGCGACAACTGGCCCGCCGCACGGGTTAA
- a CDS encoding HAD-IIB family hydrolase: MFIMHVALQGCLCAGAVEYGITADTGGHIRYLMQLADASAADPQIDRIDIVTRAFSADFTSVDYQAPCEHRSAKIRVVRLATPNPGYLAKEALWPELPAFTRALNDYIAGLERAPDVVHAHYADAAEVAAGVKAEHGIGFVFTAHSLGRVKRRHQPAAAGADSTPALDRRIAYEERALREADLVLASSRDEAEIQYADYAAYEPGRIRILAPGIDVSPFAEGAIGSQVDAMLGRFLSEPDKPALLAIARPVSRKNLGALIRAYGESPALQARANLVLLAGHRDRIDDLEAELAANLREILALIDRYDLYGKIAYPKQHVEADVPGVYAWARARQGMFVNPAFNEPFGLTLLEAAAAGLPVIATDSGGPNDIIERCGNGLLINPAEPSAITEAALDLLDDPERWQRYSAAGKAAVTSYDWHEHARRYHELLGRLANDTPSVRIARSRALLVSDIDGTLTGCALGIDSFNGWLAREAGVTFGVATGRSFHSAMAVLEASDIAAPRFLITSVGAEIHYLAEDGVTYRRDRRWHRQIDRHWHRERIARALEGLPGLVLQGALEQKTHKISYLVADTPATLEAVRLRLHTAGLACSVIHSHGRYLDVLPAAASKGAAVEYLRQRLGLAPTQVMVAGDSGNDIDMLATSACPIIVANYRDDLAGQPGLSRAYRAGRPHAWGVIEGVRHFQERRQP, encoded by the coding sequence GTGTTTATCATGCACGTTGCCCTGCAGGGCTGTCTTTGTGCCGGCGCGGTCGAATACGGGATCACGGCCGATACGGGCGGGCATATCCGCTATCTGATGCAACTCGCCGATGCGTCGGCCGCCGACCCGCAGATCGACCGGATCGATATTGTCACCCGTGCCTTCAGTGCCGACTTCACGTCCGTCGATTATCAGGCGCCATGTGAACACCGCAGCGCCAAGATCCGGGTCGTGCGACTGGCCACGCCTAATCCGGGGTATCTGGCCAAGGAAGCGCTCTGGCCGGAGTTGCCGGCCTTCACCCGTGCGCTCAACGACTATATCGCAGGTCTGGAGCGAGCGCCCGATGTGGTGCATGCGCACTATGCCGACGCGGCCGAGGTCGCCGCCGGGGTCAAGGCAGAACACGGTATCGGTTTCGTCTTCACGGCCCATTCGCTGGGACGAGTCAAGCGGCGCCATCAGCCTGCCGCGGCGGGCGCGGACAGCACGCCGGCGCTGGATCGACGCATCGCCTACGAGGAGCGCGCGCTGAGGGAGGCCGATCTTGTGCTCGCCAGTTCGCGCGATGAGGCAGAGATCCAATATGCCGATTATGCTGCCTACGAGCCGGGGCGGATCCGCATACTCGCGCCTGGGATCGATGTCAGCCCGTTCGCCGAGGGCGCGATCGGGAGTCAGGTCGATGCCATGCTCGGCCGCTTTCTGAGCGAGCCCGACAAACCGGCCTTGCTCGCCATCGCCAGGCCGGTCAGCCGCAAGAATCTGGGCGCGCTGATTCGTGCCTACGGCGAGTCGCCGGCGTTGCAGGCACGTGCGAATCTGGTGTTGCTGGCCGGTCATCGCGACCGTATCGACGATCTTGAGGCTGAGCTGGCTGCGAACCTGCGGGAAATTCTGGCCCTGATCGATCGCTATGATCTGTACGGCAAGATCGCCTACCCCAAGCAGCACGTCGAGGCTGATGTCCCAGGCGTCTATGCCTGGGCGCGGGCACGCCAGGGGATGTTCGTCAATCCGGCGTTCAACGAACCGTTCGGGCTGACGCTGCTGGAGGCTGCCGCGGCAGGGCTGCCGGTTATCGCCACCGACAGCGGCGGTCCCAACGACATCATCGAACGGTGCGGCAACGGCTTGTTGATCAACCCCGCCGAGCCGTCGGCAATCACCGAGGCCGCGCTCGATCTTCTGGACGATCCGGAGCGATGGCAGCGCTACTCGGCAGCCGGCAAGGCCGCCGTCACCTCCTATGACTGGCACGAACATGCCCGGCGATATCACGAATTGCTTGGGCGGCTGGCCAACGATACGCCCAGCGTGCGTATCGCACGCAGTCGTGCGCTACTGGTTTCGGATATCGACGGAACGCTCACCGGCTGTGCGCTTGGGATCGATTCGTTCAACGGCTGGCTGGCGCGGGAGGCCGGGGTGACCTTCGGCGTGGCAACCGGGCGCAGTTTCCACAGCGCGATGGCGGTACTCGAGGCCAGCGATATCGCCGCGCCGCGGTTTCTGATCACCTCCGTAGGCGCCGAGATTCACTATCTGGCCGAGGACGGCGTGACCTATCGACGGGACAGGCGCTGGCATCGCCAGATCGATCGCCACTGGCACCGCGAACGTATTGCGCGCGCGCTCGAGGGGCTGCCGGGGCTCGTGCTGCAGGGCGCGCTTGAACAGAAGACGCACAAGATCAGTTATCTCGTCGCCGATACGCCTGCCACCCTCGAAGCAGTACGGCTGCGGCTGCATACGGCCGGTCTGGCTTGCAGCGTCATTCATAGTCACGGGCGCTATCTGGACGTACTGCCGGCTGCGGCCAGCAAGGGTGCGGCGGTAGAGTATCTGCGCCAGCGCCTTGGGCTGGCGCCGACACAGGTCATGGTTGCCGGCGATTCCGGCAACGATATCGACATGCTGGCCACCAGTGCCTGCCCGATCATCGTGGCCAATTATCGCGACGATCTGGCTGGCCAGCCGGGTCTGTCCCGCGCCTATCGCGCCGGTCGACCGCATGCCTGGGGCGTGATCGAGGGTGTACGTCACTTCCAGGAGCGGCGCCAGCCGTGA
- a CDS encoding galactosyltransferase-related protein, translating into MKVSVLTLVRGRREHLINFLHGLNAQQRPPDELVIAWMQPAPHAGLPATVFPVRHVMVDGQSLPLAAARNRAAAVARHPGLIFLDVDCIAAPALVGRYAEALDRGPGLYLGEVRYLSAGAVDLDPHRRLDYDQLARSGLRHPARPAPPAHGVRVEPDPGQLWGLSFALTGAAHHAAGGMDEAYVGYGGEETDYAHRLAAAGLRFYWVADALAWHQHHRLHRPPLQHFEAIIANARRFHARWQHWCMDYWLGLFADAGFIEWHPQATRIQVRRHPGPADIDAARLDDSARWG; encoded by the coding sequence GTGAAGGTCAGCGTGTTGACGCTGGTTCGCGGACGCCGCGAGCACCTGATCAATTTTCTTCACGGCCTGAACGCGCAGCAGCGTCCCCCCGACGAGTTGGTGATTGCATGGATGCAGCCGGCTCCGCACGCCGGGCTGCCAGCCACCGTTTTTCCCGTCCGTCATGTCATGGTCGACGGACAGTCCCTGCCGCTGGCGGCCGCGCGTAATCGGGCGGCCGCGGTGGCCCGCCATCCGGGGCTGATCTTTCTGGATGTCGACTGTATCGCTGCGCCGGCGCTGGTCGGCCGTTATGCCGAAGCGCTCGATCGGGGTCCGGGCCTGTATCTGGGCGAGGTGCGCTATCTGTCCGCAGGCGCGGTGGATCTGGATCCGCACCGGCGGTTGGATTACGACCAGCTGGCGCGTTCGGGACTGCGTCATCCGGCACGCCCGGCGCCGCCGGCACACGGCGTGCGGGTCGAACCCGATCCGGGGCAGCTGTGGGGGCTGTCCTTTGCCCTGACCGGCGCGGCCCATCACGCGGCCGGCGGCATGGACGAAGCATATGTCGGCTACGGCGGCGAGGAGACCGACTACGCCCACCGCCTGGCCGCCGCCGGGCTGCGGTTCTACTGGGTGGCCGATGCGCTGGCCTGGCATCAGCATCATCGTCTGCACCGGCCGCCGTTGCAGCATTTCGAGGCGATCATCGCCAACGCACGACGTTTTCACGCTCGCTGGCAGCACTGGTGCATGGATTACTGGCTGGGCCTGTTCGCCGACGCCGGTTTCATCGAGTGGCATCCGCAGGCAACGCGGATCCAGGTACGTCGTCATCCCGGCCCGGCGGACATCGATGCCGCACGGCTGGACGACAGCGCGCGCTGGGGCTGA
- a CDS encoding glycosyltransferase, with the protein MRRPICFFVHHQGRGHAQRTMAIVERMHPARPVSVVTADPGLFDGFKRDIERIALPDMIGATVPTPALYSQPTPAVMHCVPLGLTAMRRSMRLILDHLDDRDIGLFVIDVSAELALLARIASVPAVTIRMHGMRNDPGHLAAYESCTGMLAPYDPAIEEPDYPEWARAKTFYSGGLCTHDHGVPDRAAARARLGLPAEGEIVLALTGGGGAGTPYAPLTVAARAAPESLFVTIGPLHREGHETDFANLINHGWVKRPADYIAAADIVIGSAGDNTVHEIAKIGRPYICAPEWRYFDEQTGKAQRLAALGAAIHMARWPGDFQGWQAVLAEARTLDVSRLMRLYDPDAASHAADWLESRVDTLWADARPDAAETAAVAGARVIPIGESLGAGSA; encoded by the coding sequence ATGCGTAGACCCATCTGCTTTTTCGTTCACCATCAGGGACGCGGGCACGCCCAGCGAACCATGGCGATCGTCGAGCGCATGCATCCCGCGCGGCCGGTGAGCGTGGTCACTGCCGACCCCGGCCTTTTCGACGGCTTCAAGCGTGATATCGAACGCATCGCCCTGCCGGACATGATCGGCGCCACCGTTCCCACGCCAGCCCTTTACTCGCAGCCCACGCCGGCGGTCATGCACTGCGTGCCGCTGGGACTGACCGCGATGCGACGATCCATGCGTCTGATTCTGGATCATCTCGACGATCGCGACATCGGGCTGTTCGTGATCGATGTATCGGCCGAGCTCGCGCTGCTGGCCCGTATCGCCAGCGTGCCGGCCGTGACCATCCGTATGCACGGCATGCGCAACGATCCGGGTCACTTGGCGGCCTACGAGAGTTGCACAGGCATGCTGGCGCCGTACGATCCGGCGATCGAAGAGCCGGATTACCCCGAGTGGGCGCGAGCCAAGACATTCTATTCCGGCGGTCTGTGCACGCACGACCACGGCGTGCCAGATCGCGCCGCCGCCCGCGCCCGCCTGGGGCTGCCTGCCGAGGGCGAGATCGTGCTCGCACTGACCGGCGGGGGCGGGGCCGGCACGCCATACGCGCCGTTGACAGTCGCCGCACGCGCCGCGCCGGAAAGCTTGTTCGTCACGATCGGGCCACTGCACCGGGAAGGCCACGAAACCGATTTCGCCAACCTGATCAATCACGGTTGGGTGAAACGACCGGCCGACTATATCGCGGCCGCGGACATCGTCATTGGTTCAGCCGGCGATAACACCGTGCATGAAATTGCAAAGATCGGGCGGCCCTACATATGCGCGCCGGAATGGCGTTACTTCGACGAGCAGACCGGCAAGGCGCAGCGTTTGGCCGCGCTTGGCGCGGCCATTCACATGGCGCGCTGGCCCGGCGATTTCCAGGGCTGGCAGGCCGTGCTGGCCGAGGCGCGAACCCTGGACGTCAGCCGCCTTATGCGTTTGTACGATCCCGACGCGGCGAGCCATGCCGCCGACTGGCTGGAAAGCCGGGTCGATACCCTGTGGGCCGACGCCCGCCCAGATGCCGCCGAGACGGCGGCGGTCGCCGGTGCGCGGGTGATACCGATCGGCGAATCACTGGGCGCCGGGTCGGCCTGA
- the smpB gene encoding SsrA-binding protein SmpB, producing the protein MAKQKNSKQPSATIALNKRARHDYFLEERLEAGLVLEGWEVKALRAGKGRITEAYVLIKDGEAFLLGGHIQPLESASTHVVVDPTRTRKLLLHERELATLIGATEQKGYTIVPLAMYWKRGKAKLEIALAKGKAKHDKRQSKKEADWNRRKAQIMRSDA; encoded by the coding sequence ATGGCAAAGCAAAAAAACAGCAAACAGCCCAGTGCGACGATCGCGCTCAACAAGCGTGCGCGTCACGACTACTTCCTCGAGGAACGCCTGGAAGCCGGGTTGGTACTCGAAGGCTGGGAGGTCAAGGCACTGCGTGCCGGCAAGGGCCGGATCACCGAAGCTTACGTACTGATCAAGGACGGCGAAGCATTTCTTCTGGGCGGGCATATTCAGCCGCTGGAATCGGCCTCGACCCATGTAGTGGTCGATCCGACCCGCACGCGCAAACTGCTGTTGCACGAGCGTGAACTGGCAACCCTGATCGGCGCCACCGAACAGAAAGGCTATACGATCGTGCCGCTGGCGATGTATTGGAAACGGGGCAAGGCCAAGCTCGAAATCGCGCTCGCCAAGGGCAAGGCCAAGCACGACAAGCGCCAGTCCAAGAAGGAAGCGGACTGGAACCGCCGCAAGGCCCAGATCATGCGCAGCGACGCCTGA
- a CDS encoding sodium-dependent transporter encodes MSHPVLAPRWSSSTRFVVVTIAALFSLSNLWRLPYLLSEHGGGAFLLVYVLALVTMGLPLLSGQLLMARGTGTDVPGVLSHWTRDSAHSRLWVWCGYLAVAGAGLLLAAYSVVAAWALAYCMRAVTGVLDGSSLDTAQAQFVAFARDSERGFGWLLLFFCLLCATASRGLRRGVEPVMRTLALCMIAGLMLLGVSAVFDPHAGSAARAMFAVDFTALGTQGVLEALYQAFFSLSLGSGVIVAFGAYLPDDARVVRLSLIVILADVLAALTSAFVLGVFVSGSGMHLGEGVQSVFEILPVALDGSWRAPIVFVLVALVCVSTAIGLFEPVVRTVERRSGFSRLRSSLYAGLGLTLVGLLGLMSFGALGDWRLLGYDPFGWLLLAATHVIGPICGLLLCVLLGRVLARRRLVEAWHADDRPRRAVGFAVWHGLLRYPCRIALVVMLAYALGVFTLAKRIWGL; translated from the coding sequence GTGAGCCATCCGGTACTGGCCCCCCGATGGTCGTCGTCCACACGGTTCGTGGTGGTGACCATCGCTGCGCTGTTCAGCCTCAGCAATCTATGGCGACTGCCGTATCTGCTGAGCGAACACGGCGGAGGGGCGTTTCTGCTGGTTTATGTCCTGGCGCTTGTGACCATGGGGCTGCCCCTGCTCAGCGGCCAGTTACTCATGGCCCGCGGCACAGGCACGGACGTGCCGGGCGTCCTGTCGCACTGGACACGCGACTCGGCGCATTCTCGGCTATGGGTATGGTGCGGTTATCTGGCGGTGGCGGGCGCAGGGCTGCTGCTGGCGGCCTATAGCGTGGTCGCTGCCTGGGCTCTGGCCTACTGTATGCGCGCGGTCACCGGCGTGCTCGACGGCAGTAGTCTCGATACGGCGCAGGCTCAGTTCGTGGCGTTTGCGCGCGATTCCGAACGCGGCTTCGGCTGGCTGCTGCTGTTTTTCTGTTTGTTATGCGCGACGGCCTCGCGCGGGCTGCGGCGCGGCGTGGAACCGGTCATGCGTACGCTGGCGCTGTGCATGATTGCCGGGCTGATGCTGCTGGGAGTCTCGGCCGTGTTCGACCCGCATGCCGGCTCGGCGGCGCGGGCGATGTTTGCCGTGGACTTCACGGCGTTGGGCACGCAAGGCGTGTTAGAGGCGCTCTACCAGGCGTTCTTCTCGCTGAGCCTCGGCAGCGGCGTGATCGTGGCATTCGGGGCCTATCTGCCCGACGATGCCCGTGTGGTTCGCTTGTCGTTGATCGTGATCCTGGCGGACGTACTCGCCGCGCTGACGTCGGCGTTCGTGCTGGGCGTATTCGTCAGCGGCAGCGGCATGCATCTGGGCGAGGGCGTTCAGAGCGTGTTCGAGATTCTGCCGGTCGCGCTCGACGGCAGTTGGCGCGCTCCGATCGTATTCGTGCTGGTCGCACTCGTGTGTGTATCGACCGCGATCGGGCTGTTCGAGCCGGTCGTGCGCACGGTCGAGCGCCGAAGCGGGTTCTCGCGTCTCCGATCGAGCCTGTATGCCGGCCTGGGCCTCACCCTGGTGGGGCTGCTGGGTTTGATGTCATTCGGTGCGCTGGGAGACTGGCGCCTGCTGGGTTACGACCCGTTTGGCTGGTTGTTGCTGGCGGCCACACACGTCATCGGGCCGATCTGCGGGCTGCTGTTATGTGTGCTGCTCGGACGCGTGCTCGCACGGCGTCGGCTCGTGGAGGCCTGGCACGCCGACGACCGGCCTCGGCGTGCTGTCGGCTTCGCGGTCTGGCATGGGTTGTTACGCTATCCTTGCCGCATCGCACTGGTGGTGATGCTGGCCTACGCACTTGGCGTGTTCACGCTGGCCAAACGGATCTGGGGGTTATGA
- a CDS encoding RnfH family protein — translation MNDASIEVVLALPGRCWRERVALTAGLTVETAATASGLAGLCERLTGERPAYGIYGRKVDAQQSLRVGDRIELYRSLLADPRARRRARARDQG, via the coding sequence ATGAACGACGCGTCGATCGAAGTCGTACTGGCACTGCCGGGGCGCTGCTGGCGTGAACGCGTGGCCCTGACCGCTGGGCTGACCGTAGAGACGGCTGCCACAGCGTCCGGGCTGGCCGGCTTGTGCGAGCGCTTGACCGGTGAACGGCCGGCCTACGGTATCTACGGGCGCAAGGTCGATGCGCAACAGTCGTTGCGCGTCGGTGATCGGATCGAACTCTATCGAAGCCTGCTGGCCGATCCGCGGGCGCGCCGCCGCGCACGCGCGCGGGATCAGGGCTAG
- the bamE gene encoding outer membrane protein assembly factor BamE, giving the protein MRTLFVLATLLMLSACSLPVFFRVPVVQGNVVTAKNVGQLELGMTKRQVQYVMGTSLIDSSFEKDRWDYVFYYRDPRAHVRQSELNLYFANGQLAQIEGDDEYTASVMDGAPGLDDDNPLPSEVSPGPDNDGPGPYDDELGPYDDGPGARESTIGAPLPGT; this is encoded by the coding sequence ATGAGAACACTGTTCGTGCTAGCCACGCTGCTGATGCTGTCCGCCTGCAGCCTGCCGGTCTTCTTCCGGGTACCGGTAGTCCAGGGCAACGTGGTGACCGCGAAGAACGTCGGTCAGCTCGAGCTCGGCATGACCAAGCGTCAGGTCCAGTACGTCATGGGCACGTCGCTCATCGACAGCAGCTTCGAAAAGGACCGCTGGGACTACGTCTTCTATTATCGCGATCCACGCGCGCACGTGCGCCAGAGCGAGCTGAACCTGTACTTTGCCAACGGCCAGCTCGCCCAGATCGAGGGCGATGACGAATACACCGCCAGCGTGATGGACGGCGCCCCCGGACTGGACGACGATAACCCTCTGCCGAGCGAGGTCTCACCGGGCCCGGATAACGATGGCCCCGGCCCTTACGACGACGAACTGGGGCCCTATGACGATGGCCCCGGCGCTCGGGAAAGCACCATCGGCGCCCCGCTGCCGGGTACCTGA
- the recN gene encoding DNA repair protein RecN: MLAEITIRNFAIIDRLAVEFGPGMTVLSGETGAGKSILVGALNLILGDRADVEAIREGADRTDITARFTLADAPAAAAWLAEHELDDDDECVIRRLVAREGRSRAWINGTPMPVRELRALGQTLVDIHGQHAHQSLLRRGAQRQLLDEYGSYDAELTATADAARALRDTRTAIERIEQVDASGDMRIDLLRYQVGELDALALADDEIDTLGAEHRRLASAERLIADGQQALAALFEADEGAAMDQLGMAERLLTDLGSIDAGFGPIAELVTSARIQTQEAADDLRHHIDGLDIDPQRFREVEQRLAGIQDLARKHHVNPADLPSLALRLNDELAELENAGERLTALRQAEARQVADYDEAAAALSRARQSAAEQLGDAISEIIRTLGMPEGDFKVQVSPGAASRVAPTGTDEIEFLIAANPGQPARPLDRVASGGELSRISLAIEVVAASRTRVPTLVFDEVDTGIGGGVAEIVGRQLRALGSAGQSLCVTHLPQVAALAGQHLRVAKQVAGGQTSTSITTLDDDSRVEELARMLGGVELTAQTRAHAADMIARAQR, encoded by the coding sequence GCCGATGTAGAGGCGATCCGCGAGGGCGCGGACCGAACCGATATCACCGCGCGGTTCACGCTGGCCGACGCGCCGGCAGCCGCGGCTTGGCTGGCAGAACACGAACTCGATGACGACGACGAATGCGTCATCCGCCGGCTGGTCGCCCGGGAAGGTCGCAGCCGAGCCTGGATAAACGGCACACCCATGCCGGTGCGCGAGCTGCGCGCCCTCGGTCAGACGCTGGTTGATATCCACGGCCAGCACGCCCACCAATCGCTTCTGCGCCGCGGGGCACAGCGTCAGCTGCTCGACGAGTACGGCAGCTACGACGCCGAGCTGACCGCAACCGCCGACGCCGCCCGGGCGCTGCGCGATACCCGGACGGCCATCGAACGGATCGAGCAGGTCGATGCCTCCGGCGACATGCGTATCGACCTGCTGCGCTACCAGGTCGGCGAACTGGACGCGCTGGCTCTGGCCGACGACGAAATCGACACCCTCGGCGCCGAACACCGTCGCCTGGCCAGCGCAGAACGGCTGATCGCGGACGGTCAGCAGGCGCTCGCCGCGCTGTTCGAAGCCGACGAAGGGGCCGCCATGGATCAGCTTGGCATGGCCGAGCGGTTGCTGACGGATCTGGGCAGCATCGATGCCGGTTTCGGCCCGATCGCCGAGTTGGTCACCAGTGCGCGTATTCAGACACAGGAGGCGGCAGACGATCTGCGTCACCATATCGACGGGCTGGATATCGACCCGCAGCGTTTCCGCGAGGTCGAACAGCGCCTGGCCGGCATTCAGGATCTGGCCCGCAAGCATCACGTAAACCCCGCCGATCTGCCGAGCCTCGCTCTTCGCCTGAACGATGAACTGGCCGAACTCGAGAATGCCGGCGAGCGGCTGACAGCACTCAGACAGGCCGAGGCGCGACAGGTGGCCGACTACGACGAAGCCGCTGCCGCGCTCAGCCGTGCCCGACAGAGCGCGGCTGAACAGCTCGGCGATGCGATCAGCGAGATCATCCGCACGCTCGGTATGCCCGAGGGCGATTTCAAGGTCCAGGTGAGCCCCGGCGCCGCGTCACGCGTCGCGCCCACCGGAACCGACGAGATCGAGTTCCTGATTGCCGCCAACCCGGGCCAGCCGGCACGCCCTCTGGATCGTGTGGCTTCCGGCGGCGAGCTGTCGCGTATCAGCCTGGCCATCGAGGTGGTTGCAGCCAGTCGTACCCGGGTGCCCACCCTGGTCTTCGATGAAGTCGACACGGGTATCGGCGGCGGTGTGGCCGAGATCGTCGGCCGCCAGCTGCGAGCACTGGGCAGTGCCGGCCAGTCGCTGTGCGTGACTCATCTTCCCCAGGTCGCCGCGCTGGCCGGCCAGCATCTACGCGTAGCCAAACAGGTGGCCGGCGGCCAGACCTCCACGTCGATCACCACGCTGGACGATGACAGCCGGGTCGAAGAACTGGCGCGCATGCTTGGCGGGGTCGAACTCACCGCCCAGACCCGAGCACATGCCGCCGACATGATCGCGCGTGCCCAGCGCTGA